A region of Sugiyamaella lignohabitans strain CBS 10342 chromosome A, complete sequence DNA encodes the following proteins:
- the RPL3 gene encoding ribosomal 60S subunit protein L3 (Ribosomal 60S subunit protein L3; homologous to mammalian ribosomal protein L3 and bacterial L3; plays an important role in function of eIF5B in stimulating 3' end processing of 18S rRNA in context of 80S ribosomes that have not yet engaged in translation; involved in replication and maintenance of killer double stranded RNA virus; GO_component: GO:0005737 - cytoplasm [Evidence IEA,IEA]; GO_component: GO:0022625 - cytosolic large ribosomal subunit [Evidence IDA] [PMID 11983894]; GO_component: GO:0005622 - intracellular [Evidence IEA]; GO_component: GO:0030687 - preribosome, large subunit precursor [Evidence IDA] [PMID 23212245]; GO_component: GO:0030529 - ribonucleoprotein complex [Evidence IEA]; GO_component: GO:0005840 - ribosome [Evidence IEA,IEA]; GO_function: GO:0003735 - structural constituent of ribosome [Evidence IEA]; GO_function: GO:0003735 - structural constituent of ribosome [Evidence IC] [PMID 11983894]; GO_process: GO:0002181 - cytoplasmic translation [Evidence IC] [PMID 11983894]; GO_process: GO:0000027 - ribosomal large subunit assembly [Evidence IMP] [PMID 3537704]; GO_process: GO:0006412 - translation [Evidence IEA]) gives MSHRKYEEPRHGSLGFLPRKRAARHRGKVKSFPVDDKTKPIHLTAFLGYKAGMTTTVRDLDRRGSKMDKREVVEAVTVVDTPPLVVVGVVGYVETPRGLRSLTTVWAEHLSDEVKRRFYKNWYKSKKKAFTKYAKKYSEGSAGVAQELERIKKYATVVRVLAHTQIRKTPLGQKKAHLAEIQINGGSIADKVEWAQEHFEKTVDVASVFEQDEVIDVIAVTKGHGYEGVTARWGTKKLPRKTHRGLRKVACIGAWHPSHVQWTVARAGQDGYHHRTSTNHKVYRVGKAGDESSGSTEFDRTKKTITPLGGFVRYGEINNDFVIIKGSIPGVKKRVVTLRKSLKVHTSRKALEKVQLKWIDTASKFGKGRFQTVAEKHAFTGTLKKDTA, from the coding sequence ATGTCTCACCGTAAATACGAAGAACCTAGACACGGTTCGCTTGGATTCTTGCCCAGAAAGAGGGCTGCCCGTCACAGAGGAAAGGTTAAGTCTTTCCCTGTTGATGACAAGACCAAGCCCATTCACCTTACCGCTTTCCTTGGTTACAAGGCCGGTATGACCACCACTGTCCGTGACTTGGACAGACGTGGATCCAAGATGGACAAGCGTGAGGTTGTTGAGGCCGTCACTGTTGTCGACACTCCTCCTCTTGTTGTCGTCGGTGTTGTTGGTTACGTCGAGACTCCTCGTGGTCTCCGTTCTTTGACCACTGTCTGGGCCGAGCACTTGTCCGATGAGGTCAAGAGAAGATTCTACAAGAACTGGTACAAGtctaagaagaaggcttTCACCAAGTACGCCAAGAAGTACTCTGAGggttctgctggtgttgctcAAGAGCTTGAGCGTATCAAGAAGTACGCTACTGTTGTCCGTGTCCTTGCCCACACTCAAATCAGAAAGACTCCTCTTGGTCAAAAGAAGGCTCACCTTGCCGAGATCCAAATTAACGGTGGTTCTATTGCCGACAAGGTCGAGTGGGCTCAAGAGCACTTTGAGAAGACTGTTGATGTCGCCTCTGTTTTCGAGCAAGACGAGGTCATTGATGTCATTGCCGTCACCAAGGGTCACGGTTACGAGGGTGTTACCGCCCGTTGGGGTACTAAGAAGCTTCCCAGAAAGACCCACCGTGGTCTCCGTAAGGTCGCTTGTATTGGTGCTTGGCATCCTTCCCACGTCCAATGGACTGTTGCCCGTGCCGGTCAAGACGGTTATCACCACCGTACTTCCACCAACCACAAGGTTTACCGTGTTGGTAAGGCTGGTGATGAGTCTTCTGGTTCTACTGAGTTTGACCGTACTAAGAAGACTATCACTCCTCTTGGTGGTTTCGTCAGATATGGTGAGATCAACAACGatttcgtcatcatcaagGGTTCCATCCCTGGTGTTAAGAAGAGAGTTGTCACTTTGAGAAAGTCTCTCAAGGTCCACACCTCCAGAAAGGCCCTCGAGAAGGTCCAACTCAAATGGATTGACACTGCTTCTAAGTTCGGTAAGGGTAGATTCCAAACTGTTGCTGAGAAGCACGCTTTCACTGGTACTTTGAAGAAGGATACTGCTTAA